In a single window of the Arachis hypogaea cultivar Tifrunner chromosome 6, arahy.Tifrunner.gnm2.J5K5, whole genome shotgun sequence genome:
- the LOC112695267 gene encoding probable protein S-acyltransferase 12 gives MDHINFFKLCSALRVLGYFMILLFAAIVALSYYAVVIIAWGPLLFHSHSPLAFLILFLFHILLILLTWSYFMVVLNDPGSVPHNWRPLPLSRHHDLEAVTTPISLYSQVAPESEAAAEASSSSSSTGYCTRCQNAKPPRCHHCSVCQRCVLKMDHHCIWVVNCVGARNYKYFLLFLLYTFLETTLDCLALVPSLIRFFSGARNHSLSPGGFAVIFLASILNLAFALSLLCFVVMHISLLLSNTTSVEVYEKKKAVRWRYDLGRKKNFEQVFGTNKALWLLPLFSKEDLDNIPALRGIEFPTRPDLDV, from the exons ATGGATCACATCAACTTCTTCAAGCTCTGCTCTGCTCTCCGCGTTCTCGGTTACTTCATGATCCTCCTCTTCGCCGCCATCGTCGCCCTCTCCTACTACGCCGTTGTTATCATCGCCTGGGGCCCTCTCTTGTTCCACTCCCATTCCCCGCTCGCCTTTCtcattctcttcctttttcaCATCCTT CTTATACTGTTGACATGGTCCTACTTCATGGTGGTTCTGAATGACCCTGGTTCTGTCCCCCATAATTGGAGGCCTTTGCCCCTCTCTCGGCACCACGATTTAGAAGCTGTCACTACTCCTATATCACTCTATTCTCAAGTTGCACCCGAGTCCGAGGCTGCAGCTgaggcttcttcttcctcttcttccactgGCTATTGTACTCGATGCCAGAATGCCAAGCCACCTCGTTGCCATCACTGCTCTGTTT GCCAAAGATGCGTTCTTAAGATGGATCATCATTGTATTTGGGTGGTGAATTGCGTTGGAGCACGTAACTACAAGTATTTTCTGCTCTTCTTG CTATATACATTTCTTGAGACAACACTGGATTGCTTAGCTCTGGTCCCCAGTTTGATCAGATTCTTCAGTGGAGCTAGAAATCATTCATTGTCTCCTGGGGGATTTGCTGTAATCTTTTTGGCTTCTA TTCTTAATTTGGCCTTTGCACTGAGTCTTCTCTGTTTCGTAGTCATGCATATATCTCTTCTCTTAAGCAACACAACTTCGGTAGAG gtttatgaaaagaaaaaagcaGTCAGGTGGAGGTATGACTTGGGAAGGAAGAAGAATTTTGAGCAG GTTTTCGGCACAAACAAGGCGCTATGGTTGTTGCCATTGTTTTCAAAAGAGGATTTAGACAACATACCTGCACTAAGGGGGATTGAGTTTCCAACACGTCCGGATCTTGATGTATGA